The following proteins are co-located in the Doryrhamphus excisus isolate RoL2022-K1 chromosome 3, RoL_Dexc_1.0, whole genome shotgun sequence genome:
- the cnpy4 gene encoding protein canopy 4, with protein MKRIILAVFYFYAFVEADDDSRLPNKCEVCKFLTVELRDALQRSGRSKEVLEVGDVLDTGMRRRKIKYNTSETRLMEAVDNICERILQYSVHAERPGSLRYAKGSSQTMTTLKNLVHKGVKVDLGLPYELWDEPSLEVTDMKKQCETMLEQYEEVVEDWYFHHQDHELEDFLCRSHVLGASERECLQEVWKGAEEVASDGRKMHDAGEL; from the exons ATGAAACGTATTATTTTGGCTGTGTTTTATTTCTACGCTTTTGTTGAAGCGGACGATGACTCCAGATTGCCGAATAAATGTGAAG TGTGTAAATTTCTGACTGTGGAGCTCCGGGATGCCCTGCAGAGAAGCGGCCGCTCCAAAGAGGTCCTGGAGGTTGGAGATGTGCTGGACACTGGCATGCGAAGAAGAAAAATCAAGTACAATACCTC GGAAACACGCCTAATGGAGGCTGTAGACAACATATGTGAGCGCATCCTGCAGTATAGCGTCCACGCAGAGCGGCCAGGCAGCCTCCGCTATGCCAAG GGCTCCAGCCAGACCATGACGACTCTGAAGAATTTGGTCCACAAGGGGGTCAAAGTGGATCTGGGTCTGCCGTACGAGCTGTGGGATGAGCCCTCGCTGGAAGTGACTGACATGAAAAAGCAG TGTGAGACCATGTTGGAGCAGTACGAGGAAGTGGTGGAGGACTGGTACTTCCACCATCAAGACCATGAACTAGAGGACTTCCTGTGCAGGAGTCATGTCCTGGGAGCGTCCGAAAGAG AATGTCTCCAGGAGGTGTGGAAAGGAGCGGAGGAAGTGGCCAGCGACGGTAGAAAGATGCACGACGCTGGCGAACTTTGA
- the per1b gene encoding period circadian protein homolog 1b — MSYDISQSVASSNTRGRVSRAAEKDDDQQPESKGLNAAKSTKADVPAPEQENSAGDGSYASGGSSSRDRRGNNSDDMDGLSSGNDSGERESEGGTERESGSRGRQSTRSSHSSSNGKDSGMMLETTESHKSSNSQSLSPPSGSLAYSLLSTSSEHDPPSTSGCSSNQSARVQTQKELMKAIKELKLRMPAERKSKGHSSTLNALKYALQCVRQVRANKEYYHQWSVEECHGCSLDLSAFTIEELDNITSEYTLKNTDTFSMAVSFLSGKVVYVSPQGSSVLRCKPECLQGMMFSELLAPQDVSTFYSGTAPCRLPLWASCIGSASPAVDCTQEKSMFCRISANRTHGSEMRYYPFRLTPYQLTIRDSDTAEPQPCCLLIAERVHSGYEAPRIPPDKRIFTTSHTPSCLFQEVDERAVPLLGYLPQDLVGTPTLLYIHPEDRPTMVAIHEKIFQFAGQPFEYAPLRMCARNGEYLTIDTSWSSFVNPWSRKVAFVVGRHKVRTSPLNEDVFTPLECEPRVTTPDVVQLSERIHRLLVQPVHSGVTSQGYSSLGSSGSRGSRRSYPQHLSASAASSSDSNGPAMDDAAAAVALHKPMTFQQICKDVHMVKTNGQQVFIESRNRPPPRKNANTANTSSLRVSSGDPVRGLIPDVTKPLKDPVPAPLVQKEPPPGYSYQQINCLDSIIRYLESCNIPNTVKRKCGSSSCTASSASDEDKQQQEVGGNAKGASVSLVGEPPPLPPLTLAMKAESVASITSQCSFSSTIVHVGDKKPPESDIVMEEAPTTPTHAPPNPAPTPPCSGAPPITPPPPPPPAALPLQATQPAPPDRDSRRGGGSTGTAGGGSRLGLTKEVLSAHTQQEEQAFLDRFKDLSKLRVFDQTASSTVRCHTTAPNPLSRGVRCSRDYPAAGGGSSHRRGRGGKRLKHQESSDQHSSVGPSRMHRDYRSNTAPGPLNMPLGAPTNSSSWPSVCSQPSIPPGPFAPGMLPIYPVYPPLTQPLPDASRFPPTQMVPPMMAFVLPSYMFPQMGAPMPQQGTAPVPFLNQNFNYPGAAPVPVPSVMSNPVSIPGTGAQSRSSTPQSYTQTPADRDGAESPLFQSRCSSPLNLLQLEESPSNRLEVATALAAAQQATPSVQAGTAAGQTSASKRSSDDNSKENENGEANESNNDAMSTSSDLLDLLLQEDSRSGTGSAASGSGSSGSGSGSNGCCSSGTSGTSSSQGSHTSKYFGSIDSLENDNARKQPASGGSGSTGGDGGEEQFIKCVLQDPIWLLMANTDDKIMMTYQLPIRDVDTVLREDREALRNMQKHQPRFTEEQKTELSQVHPWVRTGRLPRAVNISGCTGCRSPTSAHPAPPFDVELHEMELCAVLKTQEEGTTKVKKSTSKAAMEGHHPEEEEEEEEEPEVEEEKNEEGGKTQESNQTVTADEPVEDNTQPD, encoded by the exons ATGAGTTATGACATCTCTCAATCAGTGGCCAGCAGCAACACCCGGGGGCGAGTGTCAAGGGCTGCTGAAAAAGACGATGACCAGCAGCCTGAGTCCAAAGGGTTAAACGCTGCAAAAAGCACCAAAGCAGATGTCCCTGCTCCAGAGCAGGAAAACAGCGCCGGGGATGGCTCATATGCCAGCGGAGGGTCCTCATCCAGAGACCGTAGGGGGAACAACTCAGACGACATGGATGGGCTCTCCAGTGGTAACGACTCTGGCGAGAGGGAGAGCGAGGGCGGCACGGAAAGGGAGAGCGGCTCACGCGGGCGCCAGTCCACCCGTAGCTCTCACAGCTCGTCGAATGGCAAGGACTCCGGCATGATGCTGGAAACGACGGAGAGCCACAAAAG CTCCAACTCGCAGAGCCTGTCACCCCCCAGCGGCTCCCTGGCATACAGCCTGCTGTCCACCAGCTCCGAGCACGACCCGCCCTCCACCTCTGGCTGTAGTAGCAACCAGTCGGCGAGGGTCCAGACCCAGAAGGAGCTCATGAAGGCCATCAAGGAATTGAAGCTGCGCATGCCAGCCGAGCGCAAGTCTAAGGGCCACTCCAGCACTCTTAATGCACTCAAATATGCTCTGCAGTGTGTCAGACAAGTCCGAG CCAACAAGGAGTACTACCACCAGTGGAGTGTGGAGGAGTGTCATGGTTGCAGCCTGGACTTGTCTGCCTTTACAATCGAGGAGCTTGACAACATCACTTCAGAATACACCCTCAAGAACACA GACACCTTCTCAATGGCAGTGTCCTTCCTATCGGGGAAGGTCGTGTATGTGTCACCCCAGGGATCATCTGTGCTGCGCTGCAAACCCGAGTGTCTCCAGGGCATGATGTTTTCCGAGCTTTTGGCTCCACAAGACGTCAGCACTTTCTACAGTGGTACAGCACCTTGCCGCCTACCCCTGTGGGCCTCCTGCATTGGATCTG CCTCTCCTGCTGTGGACTGCACTCAGGAGAAGTCCATGTTTTGTAGAATCAGCGCCAACCGGACGCATGGCAGCGAGATGCGCTATTATCCATTTCGCCTGACGCCCTACCAGCTCACCATTAGGGACTCGGATACTGCAGAGCCGCAGCCCTGTTGCCTGCTCATTGCAGAGAGGGTCCACTCTGGATACGAAG CACCTCGCATCCCCCCAGACAAGAGAATCTTCACCACTAGTCACACTCCCAGCTGCCTCTTCCAGGAAGTGGATGAGAG GGCCGTGCCATTATTAGGCTATCTGCCGCAGGATTTGGTGGGAACACCGACTTTGCTCTACATCCACCCTGAGGATAGGCCCACCATGGTGGCCATACATGAGAAGA TCTTTCAGTTTGCTGGGCAGCCGTTTGAGTACGCGCCACTGAGGATGTGCGCCCGCAATGGGGAATACTTAACCATCGACACCAGCTGGTCTTCATTTGTCAACCCTTGGAGCCGCAAGGTGGCCTTCGTCGTAGGGCGCCACAAAGTCAGAAC GAGCCCGCTCAATGAGGATGTGTTTACACCATTGGAATGCGAGCCCCGCGTCACCACGCCTGACGTCGTGCAACTCAGCGAGCGGATCCACCGCCTTCTGGTGCAGCCGGTGCACAGCGGCGTTACGTCTCAGGGTTACAGCTCGCTGGGGTCTAGTGGGTCCCGGGGCTCGCGGCGCTCATACCCGCAGCACCTCAGTGCCTCGGCCGCCTCCTCCAGTGATAGCAATGGCCCTGCCATGGACGACGCTGCGGCAGCAGTTGCTTTACACAAGCCT ATGACCTTCCAGCAGATCTGCAAAGATGTTCACATGGTCAAGACTAACGGCCAGCAGGTTTTCATCGAGTCTCGTAATAGGCCACCACCCAGAAAAAATGCAAACACAG ccAACACAAGCAGCCTCAGAGTCAGCAGCGGTGATCCAGTTCGTGGGCTCATTCCTGACGTGACCAAACCGCTCAAAGACCCGGTACCTGCACCGCTTGTGCAAAAAGAGCCCCCACCCGGGTACTCCTACCAGCAGATCAACTGTCTGGACAGCATCATAAG GTACTTGGAGAGCTGTAACATTCCTAATACGGTCAAAAGGAAGTGTGGCTCCTCCTCCTGTACGGCCTCTTCTGCATCTGATGAAGACAAACAGCAACAAGAAGTCGGCGGAAACGCTAAAG GAGCGTCGGTGAGCCTGGTCGGCGAACCCCCACCTCTGCCCCCGCTGACGCTGGCCATGAAGGCGGAGAGCGTGGCCTCCATCACATCCCAGTGCAGCTTCAGCAGCACCATCGTACACGTTGGGGACAAAAAGCCCCCCGAGTCAG ATATTGTGATGGAGGAGGCCCCTACCACTCCCACACATGCTCCTCCAAACCCCGCCCCAACTCCCCCCTGTAGTGGTGCCCCTCCcatcactcctcctcctcccccaccccccgcaGCCCTGCCCCTTCAAGCCACACAGCCGGCTCCGCCAGACAGGGACAGCCGCCGTGGTGGGGGCAGCACAGGGACAGCAGGCGGGGGCAGCCGCTTGGGTCTGACAAAGGAGGTGCTTTCGGCGCACACCCAGCAGGAGGAGCAGGCCTTCCTTGATCGATTCAAGGATCTCAGTAAGCTGCGTGTCTTCGATCAGACGGCTTCTTCAACTGTGCGCTGCCACACCACCGCCCCCAACCCTCTGTCACGAG GGGTGCGTTGCTCTCGTGACTACCCGGCTGCAGGGGGAGGCTCCAGTCACAGACGCGGCCGTGGCGGTAAGCGACTCAAGCACCAGGAGTCCTCTGATCAGCACAGCTCCGTGGGTCCAAGTAGGATGCACCGAGACTACAGAAGCAACACGGCACCTGGGCCCCTAAACATGCCCCTTGGAGCTCCGACTAACTCCTCTTCTTGGCCATCTGTTTGCTCTCAGCCCAGCATTCCCCCCGGCCCATTTGCACCCGGCATGCTTCCGATCTACCCGGTCTACCCACCGCTCACTCAGCCCTTACCAGATGCATCACGTTTCCCCCCTACCCAGATGGTGCCCCCCATGATGGCATTTGTTCTCCCTAGCTATATGTTCCCTCAGATGGGCGCTCCCATGCCTCAGCAGGGCACCGCCCCCGTACCATTCCTCAATCAAAACTTTAACTATCCCGGCGCCGCCCCAGTTCCGGTCCCCTCAGTCATGTCAAACCCGGTGTCCATTCCCGGCACAGGAGCGCAGTCACGTAGCAGCACCCCCCAGTCCTACACGCAGACGCCTGCAGACCGCGATGGCGCAGAGTCCCCGCTCTTCCAGTCTCGGTGCTCCTCTCCACTCAACTTGTTGCAGCTGGAAGAGTCGCCTAGCAATCGGTTAGAGGTTGCCACTGCATTGGCGGCCGCTCAGCAAGCCACGCCCTCTGTGCAGGCGGGCACGGCCGCAGGGCAGACCTCAGCCAGCAAGAGGAGCTCTGATGACAACAGCAAGGAGAATGAGAAC GGGGAAGCTAACGAGTCCAACAACGACGCCATGTCGACTTCCAGCGACCTGCTGGACTTGCTGCTGCAGGAAGACTCCCGCTCGGGTACCGGCTCAGCTGCCTCTGGATCAGGGTCTTCAGGGTCTGGCTCTGGGTCAAACGGCTGCTGCTCCTCTGGAACCAGCGGCACCA GCAGCAGTCAGGGAAGCCACACCAGCAAGTATTTTGGCAGCATCGACTCATTAGAGAACGACAATGCCCGCAAGCAGCCGGCAAGTGGTGGCAGCGGAAGCACTGGAGGCGATGGCGGCGAAGAGCAGTTCATCAAGTGTGTCCTGCAGGACCCCATTTGGCTGCTGATGGCCAACACAGATGACAAGATCATGATGACCTACCAGCTGCCCATCAG AGATGTGGACACGGTGCTGCGTGAGGATCGCGAGGCCTTGAGGAACATGCAGAAGCACCAACCTCGTTTCACAGAGGAACAGAAGACAGAGCTCAGCCAGGTGCACCCGTGGGTGCGCACAGGTCGTCTGCCTCGAGCTGTCAACATCTCT GGCTGCACCGGCTGCAGGTCTCCTACATCGGCGCATCCCGCTCCTCCCTTCGATGTGGAGCTCCATGAGATGGAGCTGTGCGCTGTGCTCAAAACTCAAGAAGAAGGCACCACGAAGGTTAAGAAAAGCACATCAAAGGCGGCCATGGAGGGACATCAccctgaagaggaggaggaggaggaagaggagccagaggtggaggaggagaagaacgAGGAAGGGGGCAAAACACAAGAGAGCAACCAAACAGTGACAGCAGATGAGCCAGTGGAGGACAACACTCAGCCTGACTGA
- the LOC131126444 gene encoding calpain-5-like: protein MSEQVTDFQGQSFHKLRRACLRRGALFKDPVFPATAQSLFYKRAPPPGVTWKRPQEICKDPRLFVDGISTRDLHQGSLGNCWMVAAISCLASEPTLWKKVIPDHTDQEWNPKCQNLYAGIFHFRFWRFGRWLDVVVDDRLPVSEDGTLLFCRSATPREFWSALLEKAYAKLNGCYEALEGGNTAEALIDFTGGVSEPISLDREALIGHSDQRKALFQMLARAYEHKALITCSIRPAEGETVESVLDCGLVRGHAYGVTAVRKVWLGEKLQKASGASRLFLARMRNPWGTTDWTGAWSQRSQQWQQMSRAEREKMGLVVRDVGEFWMDFEDFCRYFTDVVVCRLVERAFLWPSSHWREVRCYGEWSPAPSSAHWHPSAACMLSWRKDNQVGELRGREKLPKKVSKNDDGDDGEELNGGWEVHLDKRSRCGGCINHKETFLHNPQFMFEVRNHEEEVLMCLQQEDQRIRRKDGGGENLPIGFEVLKVEVNRCSRVQRVVEQAASSIYMDSRSITLKVTLAQGRYVVLPTTFLPGATGRFVVRLFSHTHIQLRELKDDLPSPSLFQCLSPQPTVVTTVHLLRATGLCPPKQTAPDIYAIIRCERATIRTRVFKAEGNPEFNLRSIFYRRYPDAHISVELWSRGLLWDSILGRARLHPAETEMRQDHVMELRGGRSGSLRRRIYVETSSSVCLTEL from the exons ATGTCAGAGCAAGTGACTGACTTCCAAGGTCAGAGCTTCCACAAGCTCCGCCGCGCCTGCCTGCGACGCGGCGCCCTCTTCAAGGACCCCGTTTTCCCCGCCACCGCCCAGTCGCTCTTCTACAAGAGGGCACCCCCGCCAGGTGTAACCTGGAAGAGGCCTCAG GAGATCTGCAAGGACCCGCGTCTGTTTGTGGACGGCATCAGCACCCGTGACCTGCACCAAGGCAGCCTGGGTAACTGCTGGATGGTAGCAGCCATTTCCTGTTTGGCGTCTGAGCCCACACTGTGGAAAAAG GTCATCCCGGACCACACGGACCAGGAGTGGAACCCCAAGTGTCAAAACCTGTATGCAGGGATCTTCCATTTCCGCTTCTGGCGTTTTGGCCGCTGGTTGGATGTAGTCGTGGATGATCGGCTGCCTGTCAGTGAGGACGGCACGCTTCTCTTCTGTCGCTCGGCCACACCTAGAGAGTTTTGGAGTGCCCTGCTAGAAAAGGCCTACGCCAA GCTTAACGGCTGCTATGAGGCCTTGGAGGGAGGAAACACAGCAGAGGCTCTTATTGACTTCACTGGGGGGGTTTCAGAGCCGATCAGCCTGGATCGAGAGGCCCTCATCGGGCACAGCGACCAAAGGAAGGCTCTCTTCCAGATGCTGGCCAGGGCCTACGAACACAAAGCCCTCATTACATGTTCTATACGG CCAGCTGAAGGTGAGACAGTGGAGTCCGTGCTGGACTGTGGTCTTGTGCGAGGACACGCCTATGGAGTGACGGCGGTGAGGAAAGTGTGGCTGGGGGAGAAGCTACAGAAGGCCAGCGGAGCATCCCGACTCTTCTTGGCGCGCATGAGAAACCCGTGGGGAACCACCGACTGGACGGGTGCTTGGAGTCAGCG GTCGCAGCAGTGGCAGCAGATGAGCCGTGCAGAAAGGGAGAAGATGGGGCTTGTGGTTCGGGACGTTGGGGAGTTCTG GATGGACTTTGAGGACTTCTGCCGTTACTTCACGGATGTGGTCGTGTGCCGCCTGGTTGAGAGGGCCTTCCTGTGGCCTAGTTCCCACTGGAGAGAAGTGCGCTGCTATGGCGAGTGGTCCCCAGCGCCGTCCTCGGCTCACTGGCATCCATCAGCTGCCTGCATGCTGAGCTGGAGGAAGGACAACCAGGTTGGGGAGCTTCGTGGGAGAGAAAAGCTCcccaaaaaagtgtcaaagaatGACGATGGCGATGACGGGGAGGAACTAAATGGAGGCTGGGAGGTCCACTTAGACAAGAGGAGCCGGTGTGGAGGATGCATCAACCACAAGGAGACTTTCCTGCACAATCCACAG TTCATGTTTGAGGTGCGAAACCACGAGGAGGAGGTGCTCATGTGTCTGCAGCAGGAGGATCAGAGGATACGCAGGAAGGATGGAGGAGGTGAAAACCTGCCGATTGGATTTGAGGTCTTAAAG GTGGAAGTGAACCGCTGCAGCCGAGTGCAGCGTGTGGTGGAGCAGGCGGCCAGCTCCATCTACATGGACTCTCGCAGCATCACATTGAAGGTCACTCTGGCGCAGGGCCGCTACGTGGTGCTGCCCACCACCTTCCTGCCGGGTGCCACCGGACGCTTCGTTGTTCGTCTCTTTTCTCATACCCATATACAGCTCAG gGAACTTAAGGACGACTTACCGTCTCCCTCCTTGTTCCAGTGTCTTTCGCCTCAGCCCACCGTGGTGACCACAGTCCACCTCCTGAGGGCGACAGGGCTCTGCCCCCCTAAACAGACAG CTCCAGATATTTATGCCATCATTCGATGTGAGAGGGCCACCATCAGGACACGGGTGTTCAAGGCTGAAGGAAACCCGGAATTCAACCTGAGGAGCATCTTTTACAGGAGATACCCTGATGCTCACATCTCAGTCGAG CTGTGGAGCAGAGGACTGCTGTGGGACTCCATCCTGGGCCGGGCCAGACTCCACCCAGCAGAGACTGAGATGAGACAAGACCATGTGATGGAGTTACGAGGTGGCCGGTCGGGCTCACTACGCCGTCGCATCTATGTTGAGACATCCTCCAGCGTCTGCTTGACAGAACTGTAA
- the LOC131126439 gene encoding transmembrane protein 272-like, giving the protein MSNTGPMRFIRNAPQPSTPVLVAVKVLFCIIPIAQISIGAAHLDDCPRQHLIPIYLIVVGVFFTMLVLLICLPCARQPEDGPPNPLYRFCLGWNSLTALFLISWFIAGNVWIYSIYEPDYYKNVTSLESYCDKTLYLFAFWTTTLVYILVGLVVVIGFLVLLFLYLCGQADPDDYI; this is encoded by the exons ATGTCCAACACAGGCCCCATGCGCTTCATCCGCAATGCTCCCCAACCGTCGACGCCCGTCCTAG TGGCCGTAAAGGTGCTGTTTTGCATCATCCCCATCGCTCAGATCAGCATCG GTGCGGCACACCTAGACGACTGCCCCCGCCAACACCTCATCCCCATCTACCTGATCGTGGTGGGTGTCTTCTTCACAATGCTTGTGCTGCTTATATGCCTGCCCTGTGCACGGCAACCCGAAGACGGGCCCCCGAACCCTCTCTACCGGTTCTGCCTGGGATGGAACTCGCTGACAGCGTTGTTCCTCATCTCCTGGTTCATCGCTG GTAATGTATGGATCTACTCCATTTATGAGCCCGACTACTACAAGAACGTGACAAGTCTGGAGTCATACTGTGACAAGACACTCTACCTGTTTGCCTTCTGGACCACCACGCTAGTCTACATCCTGGTGGGTCTAGTAGTGGTCATCGGCTTCCTCGTGCTGCTGTTTCTTTACCTGTGCGGCCAGGCGGACCCTGATGACTATATCTAG
- the pcolceb gene encoding procollagen C-endopeptidase enhancer b, with product MEGRALIVGCLLVSFALGWTVAQSQTNYTRPVFKCGGHLVEDSGIVASEGFPSPYKSNTKCTWYITVPEGHVVMLSFRLFDLEAEPTCRYDYLDIYNGHTRLVQKLGRFCGTFRPGALISTSNTMMLDMVSDEATAGRGFLAYFRAGKPHVEENQFCGGRLTKSQGSVQTPNWPNSNYPAGISCSWYISVEPGNAIELKFEKLDLEPDTYCRYDYVALFNGGERDDSRRIGKFCGDRTPGTVVTNGNQLLVQFVSDLSVTSDGFMAHYNSVPRGSRTPTAGGDFIHRSETPTTTRKPAVRPTKPVKTTPKPKPAVQPKVTPKPAAKKPVVKIPLKPPPRKPTTKPSKPTKPTKPTKPTPKAPVKKPSPKPAAKPTAKPKLIKPSVKPTRKPTPKTKPSPKPSIKPVIKPTKPTYKIKAKPTIKSKVSPKPGVIKKPAVIKKPLPLNPACTQPCKRTGTLQSSFCPNDFVITGKITAITPGLRGSATVEVAVIKAYKTGKLNITKPGPAATVKLTSTCKRCPGLTKGQNYVLMGKVDAQGKGALTPSSFTLLYKPVHAKALATLSRKAC from the exons ATGGAGGGCAGAGCATTGATCGTGGGGTGTCTTCTTGTGAGTTTTGCACTGGGATGGACGGTGGCCCAGAGTCAGACCAACTATACCAG GCCCGTCTTCAAATGTGGAGGTCATTTGGTGGAGGATTCTGGCATCGTGGCCAGCGAGGGCTTCCCCAGTCCGTACAAAAGCAACACTAAATGCACCTGGTACATCACG GTTCCAGAAGGTCATGTGGTCATGCTGTCCTTCCGCCTCTTTGACTTGGAGGCTGAGCCCACCTGTCGCTATGACTACCTGGACATCTACAACGGACACACACGCTTGGTGCAGAAGCTGGGTCGCTTCTGCGGCACGTTCCGGCCCGGAGCGCTCATCTCCACCTCTAACACCATGATGCTTGACATGGTGTCAGATGAGGCTACAGCGGGAAGAGGTTTTCTTGCGTACTTCAGGGCCGGGAAGCCTCACGTTGAAG AGAACCAGTTTTGCGGAGGACGCTTGACCAAATCCCAGGGTTCTGTCCAGACACCCAATTGGCCCAACTCCAACTACCCAGCAGGCATCAGCTGTTCCTGGTACATCTCGGTGGAGCCAGGCAAT GCGATTGAGCTGAAATTTGAGAAGCTGGACCTAGAACCAGACACATACTGTCGCTATGACTACGTAGCGCTCTTCAACGGCGGAGAGAGGGATGACTCAAGGAGGATCGGGAAGTTCTGTGGTGACAGGACACCAGG GACTGTGGTGACCAATGGGAATCAGCTCCTGGTCCAGTTTGTTTCCGACCTCAGCGTGACATCAGATGGCTTTATGGCGCACTATAACAGCGTGCCCCGCGGCTCCCGGACTCCCACCGCCGGGGGCGACTTCATCCACCGATCCGAGACCCCCACCACGACACGTAAACCCGCCGTGAGGCCGACCAAGCCCGTCAAAACGACACCCAAACCAAAGCCTGCCGTTCAGCCTAAAGTCACTCCGAAACCAGCAGCAAAAAAACCTGTGGTGAAGATCCCGTTGAAGCCTCCGCCGCGCAAACCTACCACCAAGCCCTCCAAACCCACCAAACCCACCAAGCCCACCAAACCCACGCCAAAAGCACCAGTGAAGAAGCCTTCTCCCAAACCTGCAGCTAAACCGACGGCCAAGCCCAAACTTATCAAGCCCAGCGTCAAACCGACACGCAAACCCACACCCAAGACAAAACCCAGTCCCAAACCATCCATCAAACCAGTCATCAAACCAACCAAACCCACATATAAAATCAAAGCCAAACCAACCATCAAATCCAAAGTGTCGCCTAAACCAGGCGTCATCAAGAAGCCCGCTGTCATCAAGAAAC CTTTGCCGCTGAACCCCGCGTGCACGCAACCCTGCAAGAGGACGGGAACGCTGCAGTCCAGTTTCTGTCCCAACGACTTTG TTATTACAGGAAAGATTACAGCCATAACCCCCGGTTTAAGAGGTTCCGCCACAGTGGAGGTGGCTGTCATCAAGGCGTATAAGACTGGAAAACTGAACATCACCAAACCAGGCCCAGCCGCCACCGTCAAACTGACCTCAACCTGCAAGAGATGCCCAGGGCTGACCAAAG GTCAAAACTACGTGCTGATGGGAAAGGTGGACGCACAGGGCAAAGGCGCCCTGACCCCATCCAGCTTCACCCTCCTCTACAAGCCCGTACACGCCAAAGCGCTCGCCACCCTGTCACGCAAAGCATGCTGA